The Zingiber officinale cultivar Zhangliang chromosome 10A, Zo_v1.1, whole genome shotgun sequence genome contains a region encoding:
- the LOC122027266 gene encoding E3 ubiquitin protein ligase RIE1-like isoform X2, with protein MEPQEAATASALLPRPVHPTTFAASTAVRQAAVHHLEERRTNWAYSRPVVVLDVALNMAFAASAAAVLCATAHERPVTPVRLWISVYALQCLAHVGLVWQEYRRRRRSGGERGLEEGGSGGERVLEDSEYTDSEDEVARVGAADGHRYSIFKGCESINRMASFIWWVFGFCWAFSGSEALLHDAPTLYWLTVVFLIFDALFAVFCISFACIIGIALCCCLPCVMTILCSVIGQESATDADISMLSRYRYSEFHRDGQKLIKEGLMVPDLNHRGFTSDERVLPKEDAGCCICLTSYEDGNSLLSLPCNHHFHSSCIVKWLRINATCPLCKYHILNG; from the exons ATGGAGCCCCAAGAGGCGGCGACCGCCTCCGCCCTCCTCCCGCGGCCGGTCCACCCAACCACCTTTGCGGCTTCTACGGCTGTCCGCCAGGCGGCCGTCCACCATCTCGAGGAGCGGCGAACCAACTGGGCCTACTCCCGGCCGGTGGTGGTTCTCGACGTCGCTCTGAACATGGCCTTCGCGGCCTCCGCCGCCGCCGTGCTCTGCGCCACCGCCCACGAGCGTCCCGTCACACCGGTCCGGCTGTGGATCTCCGTGTACGCGCTCCAGTGCCTGGCGCATGTGGGGTTGGTCTGGCAGGAGTATCGCCGGCGTCGGCGGAGCGGCGGAGAGCGAGGGTTAGAGGAAGGGGGAAGTGGCGGGGAGCGGGTGTTAGAGGATTCGGAATACACGGACAGCGAGGATGAAGTAGCCCGTGTCGGCGCGGCGGATGGTCACCGTTACAG CATTTTCAAAGGATGTGAATCCATCAATAGAATGGCTTCCTTCATTTGGTGGGTTTTTGGCTTTTGTTGGGCGTTTTCTGGCAGTGAAGCTCTTTTACATGATGCTCCTACTCTTTACTG GTTGACTGTGGTTTTCCTGATATTTGATGCACTCTTTGCTGTATTCTGCATTTCTTTCGCATGCATCATTGGAATTGCACTCTGCTGCTGCCTGCCTTGTGTTATGACAATTCTTTGTTCTGTTATAGGTCAG GAAAGTGCTACCGATGCAGACATCAGTATGCTTTCCAGATACAGATATTCTGAGTTTCACCGTGATGGACAAAAGTTAATAAAGGAAGGATTAATGGTTCCAGATTTAAATCACAGGGGATTTACCTCTGATGAGCGTGTTCTTCCAAAGGAGGATGCA GGCTGTTGTATTTGCTTAACTTCTTATGAAGATGGAAATTCTTTACTTTCTCTTCCCTGCAATCATCATTTCCACTCTTCCTGCATCGTCAAATGGCTTCGGATAAATGCAACCTGCCCCCTTTGCAAGTATCACATACTCAATGGTTGA
- the LOC122027266 gene encoding E3 ubiquitin protein ligase RIE1-like isoform X1, protein MEPQEAATASALLPRPVHPTTFAASTAVRQAAVHHLEERRTNWAYSRPVVVLDVALNMAFAASAAAVLCATAHERPVTPVRLWISVYALQCLAHVGLVWQEYRRRRRSGGERGLEEGGSGGERVLEDSEYTDSEDEVARVGAADGHRYRESSEEVQEAIIHASIFKGCESINRMASFIWWVFGFCWAFSGSEALLHDAPTLYWLTVVFLIFDALFAVFCISFACIIGIALCCCLPCVMTILCSVIGQESATDADISMLSRYRYSEFHRDGQKLIKEGLMVPDLNHRGFTSDERVLPKEDAGCCICLTSYEDGNSLLSLPCNHHFHSSCIVKWLRINATCPLCKYHILNG, encoded by the exons ATGGAGCCCCAAGAGGCGGCGACCGCCTCCGCCCTCCTCCCGCGGCCGGTCCACCCAACCACCTTTGCGGCTTCTACGGCTGTCCGCCAGGCGGCCGTCCACCATCTCGAGGAGCGGCGAACCAACTGGGCCTACTCCCGGCCGGTGGTGGTTCTCGACGTCGCTCTGAACATGGCCTTCGCGGCCTCCGCCGCCGCCGTGCTCTGCGCCACCGCCCACGAGCGTCCCGTCACACCGGTCCGGCTGTGGATCTCCGTGTACGCGCTCCAGTGCCTGGCGCATGTGGGGTTGGTCTGGCAGGAGTATCGCCGGCGTCGGCGGAGCGGCGGAGAGCGAGGGTTAGAGGAAGGGGGAAGTGGCGGGGAGCGGGTGTTAGAGGATTCGGAATACACGGACAGCGAGGATGAAGTAGCCCGTGTCGGCGCGGCGGATGGTCACCGTTACAG AGAATCCAGTGAAGAAGTGCAAGAGGCTATCATCCACGCAAG CATTTTCAAAGGATGTGAATCCATCAATAGAATGGCTTCCTTCATTTGGTGGGTTTTTGGCTTTTGTTGGGCGTTTTCTGGCAGTGAAGCTCTTTTACATGATGCTCCTACTCTTTACTG GTTGACTGTGGTTTTCCTGATATTTGATGCACTCTTTGCTGTATTCTGCATTTCTTTCGCATGCATCATTGGAATTGCACTCTGCTGCTGCCTGCCTTGTGTTATGACAATTCTTTGTTCTGTTATAGGTCAG GAAAGTGCTACCGATGCAGACATCAGTATGCTTTCCAGATACAGATATTCTGAGTTTCACCGTGATGGACAAAAGTTAATAAAGGAAGGATTAATGGTTCCAGATTTAAATCACAGGGGATTTACCTCTGATGAGCGTGTTCTTCCAAAGGAGGATGCA GGCTGTTGTATTTGCTTAACTTCTTATGAAGATGGAAATTCTTTACTTTCTCTTCCCTGCAATCATCATTTCCACTCTTCCTGCATCGTCAAATGGCTTCGGATAAATGCAACCTGCCCCCTTTGCAAGTATCACATACTCAATGGTTGA
- the LOC122027267 gene encoding vacuolar iron transporter 2-like, with amino-acid sequence MMAAEHGWAVKSSRTSASGGVSSEMLLEDHQEKHFTASDVVRDVIIGVSDGLTVPFALAAGLSGANVPSYIILTAGLAEVAAGAISMGLGGYLAAKSEADHYMRELKREQEEIIAVPDNEAVEIAEILAKYGLEPHEYGPVVNSLRKNPQAWLEFMMKFELGLEKPDPKRALQSALTIAVSYMVGGVVPLLPYVFIPTAMKAMFASIGVTLAALLFFGYAKGRFTGDRPLLSAIQTAFIGAVASAAAYAMAKAVQAS; translated from the exons atgatggcgGCGGAACATGGATGGGCGGTGAAGTCGTCGAGAACGTCGGCGTCGGGTGGCGTTTCCTCGGAGATGCTTTTGGAGGATCACCAGGAGAAGCACTTCACTGCCAGCGATGTCGTGCGCGACGTCATCATCGGTGTCTCGGACGGCCTCACCGTCCCCTTTGCCCTCGCCGCCGGCCTCTCCGGCGCCAACGTTCCCTCCTACATCATCCTCACCGCTGGACTCGCCGAGGTCGCCGCCGGCGCCATCTCCATGGGCCTCGGCGG GTATCTAGCGGCGAAAAGCGAGGCGGACCATTACATGCGAGAACTCAAGCGTGAGCAGGAGGAGATTATTGCCGTACCCGACAACG AGGCGGTGGAGATCGCGGAGATCCTGGCGAAGTACGGCCTGGAGCCTCACGAGTACGGGCCGGTGGTGAACTCCCTGCGGAAGAACCCGCAAGCCTGGCTCGAGTTCATGATGAA ATTTGAGCTAGGATTGGAGAAGCCAGATCCGAAGAGAGCATTACAAAGCGCGCTGACGATCGCCGTGTCCTACATGGTGGGCGGTGTGGTGCCCCTGCTGCCCTACGTCTTCATCCCCACCGCCATGAAGGCCATGTTTGCGTCCATTGGCGTGACGCTGGCAGCGCTGCTCTTCTTCGGCTACGCGAAGGGCCGCTTCACCGGCGACCGGCCGCTTCTGAGCGCGATCCAGACCGCCTTCATTGGAGCCGTGGCCTCCGCCGCCGCCTACGCCATGGCCAAGGCCGTCCAAGCCAGCTGA